The following are encoded together in the Corticium candelabrum chromosome 1, ooCorCand1.1, whole genome shotgun sequence genome:
- the LOC134186472 gene encoding proton-coupled folate transporter-like isoform X1, with protein MSEKTWTTTFLENHFYEVHGNNVTSMNSSFHSCSSTRNDSINEELEKRAQSDASNWILYIDMTVIVPGMVWSLLMGGWSDKHGRKLLLLAPLVGYSIEAFLFLVIMKCNLAIAYLFIGNAIAGITGGMTTLFAALYSYMTDITNPVNRTARMGIFVGMLFVGGGIGRLLAGIILDHVGSYAVEGTALTCYIITALYVTLLMDHSSSITATEESTTEELTTESVTSEGTTETMNSDDDDEKLLSDDKLCSIKGFVETMKVFKKKNRLKPSWCLVVLIIMDGINVLVYSGYPAVQYLYFLGYPLCWSSSVIGYYLGLFNLVGFLSSSVILAFLNKVLHLRDTTIILLASSTWSASFVLEAFATSTWAMFLVPVVSLLNGTIPPALLSLMSGCVRDTHHGALFSIVSSFETLCSVISELVFNPLYAAVNRENINFLPSSGAIVFLVTAVLILLSLVLMTVFHFSKANVVLTHPRKGSRLMSESEGGDETDL; from the exons ATGTCGGAAAAGACATGGACAACAACATTCCTAGAAAACCACTTCTATGAGGTACATGGGAACAACGTTACCTCGATGAACAGCTCTTTTCATTCTTGCTCTAGCACGCGCAACGACTCCATAAATGAAGAGCTAGAGAAACGCGCGCAGTCTGATGCTTCAAACTGGATTCTCTACATTGACATGACAGTAATAGTTCCAGGTATGGTGTGGTCTCTTCTGATGGGAGGATGGTCAGATAAACACGGAAGAAAACTGTTACTACTGGCACCTCTAGTGGGCTACAGTATTGAAgcttttctgtttcttgtcaTTATGAAATGTAACTTGGCCATTGCGTATCTGTTTATTGGGAATGCGATTGCGGGTATTACGGGAGGAATGACAACGTTGTTTGCTGCCTTGTATTCGTACATGACTGATATAACAAATCCTGTCAACAGAACTGCAAGAATGGGGATCTTTGTCGGAATGCTTTTTGTGGGTGGTGGTATTGGTAGACTACTGGCAGGTATTATATTGGACCACGTTGGTTCTTATGCTGTGGAAGGAACTGCATTGACATGTTACATTATTACTGCTTTGTATGTCACGTTGCTGATGGATCATTCATCGTCTATCACCGCAACAGAAGAATCGACAACAGAAGAATTGACGACAGAAAGCGTGACGAGTGAAGGAACAACAGAGACTATgaacagtgatgatgatgatgaaaagTTATTGTCCGATGATAAACTTTGCAGTATTAAAGGTTTTGTTGAAACAATGAAGGTGTTTAAGAAGAAAAATCGTCTAAAGCCATCTTGGTGTCTTGTGGTGCTTATCATAATGGATGGCATCAATGTACTTGTTTATAGTGGCTATCCTGCTGTGCAATATTTGTATTTTCTTGGATATCCATTGTGCTGGAGTTCAAGCGTTATTGGATATTATCTAGGTCTGTTCAATTTGGTTGGATTTTTGAGTTCAAGCGTGATTCTCGCTTTCTTGAACAAAGTTCTGCATTTGCGAGACACAACAATCATTCTACTGGCGTCATCTACATGGAGTGCTTCATTTGTACTAGAGGCATTTGCCACATCAACTTGGGCAATGTTTTTAG tTCCTGTTGTCAGCTTACTGAATGGGACCATTCCTCCAGCTTTGCTAAGTCTGATGTCTGGGTGTGTACGAGACACTCACCATGGAGCACTCTTCTCGATTGTATCGTCTTTTGAGACACTGTGCTCAGTAATTTCTGAGTTGGTTTTCAACCCACTTTATGCTGCTGTCAATAGGGAAAACATTAACTTTCTTCCAAGTTCAGGAGCAATCGTTTTTCTTGTAACAGCTGTGCTTATTCTCTTATCTCTAGTTTTGATGAC GGTTTTTCATTTTTCGAAAGCAAATGTGGTTTTAACACATCCAAGGAAGGGCAGCAGACTGATGAGTGAGAGTGAAGGTGGAGATGAAACAGACTTGTAA
- the LOC134186472 gene encoding proton-coupled folate transporter-like isoform X2, producing MSTRNDSINEELEKRAQSDASNWILYIDMTVIVPGMVWSLLMGGWSDKHGRKLLLLAPLVGYSIEAFLFLVIMKCNLAIAYLFIGNAIAGITGGMTTLFAALYSYMTDITNPVNRTARMGIFVGMLFVGGGIGRLLAGIILDHVGSYAVEGTALTCYIITALYVTLLMDHSSSITATEESTTEELTTESVTSEGTTETMNSDDDDEKLLSDDKLCSIKGFVETMKVFKKKNRLKPSWCLVVLIIMDGINVLVYSGYPAVQYLYFLGYPLCWSSSVIGYYLGLFNLVGFLSSSVILAFLNKVLHLRDTTIILLASSTWSASFVLEAFATSTWAMFLVPVVSLLNGTIPPALLSLMSGCVRDTHHGALFSIVSSFETLCSVISELVFNPLYAAVNRENINFLPSSGAIVFLVTAVLILLSLVLMTVFHFSKANVVLTHPRKGSRLMSESEGGDETDL from the exons ATGAG CACGCGCAACGACTCCATAAATGAAGAGCTAGAGAAACGCGCGCAGTCTGATGCTTCAAACTGGATTCTCTACATTGACATGACAGTAATAGTTCCAGGTATGGTGTGGTCTCTTCTGATGGGAGGATGGTCAGATAAACACGGAAGAAAACTGTTACTACTGGCACCTCTAGTGGGCTACAGTATTGAAgcttttctgtttcttgtcaTTATGAAATGTAACTTGGCCATTGCGTATCTGTTTATTGGGAATGCGATTGCGGGTATTACGGGAGGAATGACAACGTTGTTTGCTGCCTTGTATTCGTACATGACTGATATAACAAATCCTGTCAACAGAACTGCAAGAATGGGGATCTTTGTCGGAATGCTTTTTGTGGGTGGTGGTATTGGTAGACTACTGGCAGGTATTATATTGGACCACGTTGGTTCTTATGCTGTGGAAGGAACTGCATTGACATGTTACATTATTACTGCTTTGTATGTCACGTTGCTGATGGATCATTCATCGTCTATCACCGCAACAGAAGAATCGACAACAGAAGAATTGACGACAGAAAGCGTGACGAGTGAAGGAACAACAGAGACTATgaacagtgatgatgatgatgaaaagTTATTGTCCGATGATAAACTTTGCAGTATTAAAGGTTTTGTTGAAACAATGAAGGTGTTTAAGAAGAAAAATCGTCTAAAGCCATCTTGGTGTCTTGTGGTGCTTATCATAATGGATGGCATCAATGTACTTGTTTATAGTGGCTATCCTGCTGTGCAATATTTGTATTTTCTTGGATATCCATTGTGCTGGAGTTCAAGCGTTATTGGATATTATCTAGGTCTGTTCAATTTGGTTGGATTTTTGAGTTCAAGCGTGATTCTCGCTTTCTTGAACAAAGTTCTGCATTTGCGAGACACAACAATCATTCTACTGGCGTCATCTACATGGAGTGCTTCATTTGTACTAGAGGCATTTGCCACATCAACTTGGGCAATGTTTTTAG tTCCTGTTGTCAGCTTACTGAATGGGACCATTCCTCCAGCTTTGCTAAGTCTGATGTCTGGGTGTGTACGAGACACTCACCATGGAGCACTCTTCTCGATTGTATCGTCTTTTGAGACACTGTGCTCAGTAATTTCTGAGTTGGTTTTCAACCCACTTTATGCTGCTGTCAATAGGGAAAACATTAACTTTCTTCCAAGTTCAGGAGCAATCGTTTTTCTTGTAACAGCTGTGCTTATTCTCTTATCTCTAGTTTTGATGAC GGTTTTTCATTTTTCGAAAGCAAATGTGGTTTTAACACATCCAAGGAAGGGCAGCAGACTGATGAGTGAGAGTGAAGGTGGAGATGAAACAGACTTGTAA
- the LOC134182547 gene encoding protein D3-like, with product MEEHGVVPDVVDVAPASTAEIHYGSIKVQQGNVLTPTQVKDPPTTVNWPTEPGALYTIVMTDPDAPSRKDPKFREWHHWIVGNIPGTDIAKGVVLSEYIGAGPPQGTGLHRYVFLIYKQPAAVEFKVPKLTNTSTNGRPKFKVRSFAADHGLRSAVAGNFFQAEWDDYVPKLYAQFK from the exons ATGGAAGAGCACGGAGTTGTCCCAGATGTTGTAGATGTTGCTCCAGCAAGCACAGCCGAG ATTCATTACGGCTCCATCAAAGTACAGCAGGGCAATGTTCTAACGCCTACGCAA GTTAAAGATCCCCCGACAACAGTCAATTGGCCGACAGAACCAGGAGCTTTGTACACTATTGTAATGACAG aCCCAGATGCACCAAGTCGTAAAGATCCAAAATTCAGAGAATGGCACCATTGGATTGTTGGTAATATCCCTGGAACAGACATTGCCAAAGGAGTCGTACTATCTGAGTACATCGGAGCCGGACCACCACAGGGTACTGGACTTCACCGCTACGTCTTCTTGATCTACAAACAGCCTGCTGCAGTGGAATTCAAGGTCCCAAAGCTTACAAATACGTCTACAAATGGTCGCCCTAAGTTTAAAGTTCGATCTTTTGCTGCTGACCATGGTTTGAGGTCTGCTGTTGCTGGAAACTTCTTTCAAGCTGAGTGGGATGACTATGTGCCCAAGTTGTATGCTCAATTTAAGTGA
- the LOC134192993 gene encoding cysteine/serine-rich nuclear protein 1-like isoform X2, whose product MSSGKTVKYKHISFSPELHILYFERQQGNQAVPRQGGCSLGMSLTHFNEQKVTVDEWEGNSGVKRRHPINKSSGCSIEEELQVFDADSRWRLLEQAGVEKLNSEEGIECDEIRISRQECGCY is encoded by the exons ATGTCGTCTGGAAAAACAGTCAAGTACAAGCACATCTCGTTCTCACCAGAGCTTCACATTCTTTATTTTGAACGACAGCAAGGCAACCAAGCGGTTCCAAGACAAG GTGGCTGTTCATTGGGAATGTCTTTGACCCATTTTAATGAACAAAAAGTAACTGTTGATGAGTGGGAAGGAAACTCGGGTGTGAAACGACGCCATCCAATTAACAAGTCGTCAGGTTGTTCGATAGAAGAAGAACTGCAGGTTTTTGATGCTGATAGTCGATGGAGACTGCTTGAACAAGCAGGAGTGGAGAAATTAAATTCAGAGGAAGGAATTGAATGTGATGAAATAAGAATCTCAAGACAAGAGTGTGGATGTTATT AA
- the LOC134192993 gene encoding cysteine/serine-rich nuclear protein 1-like isoform X1, with amino-acid sequence MSSGKTVKYKHISFSPELHILYFERQQGNQAVPRQGGCSLGMSLTHFNEQKVTVDEWEGNSGVKRRHPINKSSGCSIEEELQVFDADSRWRLLEQAGVEKLNSEEGIECDEIRISRQECGCYCESCCLETCSCAINGITCHSEDEIACFPCSCSEESCKNPEGRTEYDGETINNAREVIIKRENEKLESMITT; translated from the exons ATGTCGTCTGGAAAAACAGTCAAGTACAAGCACATCTCGTTCTCACCAGAGCTTCACATTCTTTATTTTGAACGACAGCAAGGCAACCAAGCGGTTCCAAGACAAG GTGGCTGTTCATTGGGAATGTCTTTGACCCATTTTAATGAACAAAAAGTAACTGTTGATGAGTGGGAAGGAAACTCGGGTGTGAAACGACGCCATCCAATTAACAAGTCGTCAGGTTGTTCGATAGAAGAAGAACTGCAGGTTTTTGATGCTGATAGTCGATGGAGACTGCTTGAACAAGCAGGAGTGGAGAAATTAAATTCAGAGGAAGGAATTGAATGTGATGAAATAAGAATCTCAAGACAAGAGTGTGGATGTTATTGTGAGTCTTGTTGTCTGGAGACGTGTTCATGTGCGATAAACGGCATAACTTGTCACTCAGAAGACGAAATAGCATGTTTCCCATGCTCATGCAGTGAGGAGAGTTGCAAGAATCCTGAGGGAAGAACAGAGTATGATGGAGAAACTATCAATAATGCTAGAGAAGTCATTATTAAACGAGAGAACGAAAAGTTGGAATCTATGATCACAACTTAA